Within the Halorhabdus rudnickae genome, the region CCGTCAGCTACCCCTGGCGAAGCATCGTATACGACTCGCCATCCACGGAGATGGATGTCTCGACGGTCTCATCGGCGCGTTGGATGCGGACGGACACCGGCTCCGGATCGTCTTCCTGCCACTCCGCGGGTTCGCTGCGCAACTCCATACGTCCTGTGGGAACCGAGGTGTGAAATCGTTCGGGAAATATAGAGAGGGGTCAAGAACAGCCGGGAAGCCAAGTCCCACGCCTCAACGGCAGCTACCGGAACCAATGACCGAAAACGGCGACCCCGCCCATCCGCTGTTCGCTATGATCTACG harbors:
- a CDS encoding DUF1349 domain-containing protein → MELRSEPAEWQEDDPEPVSVRIQRADETVETSISVDGESYTMLRQG